One genomic region from Pempheris klunzingeri isolate RE-2024b chromosome 4, fPemKlu1.hap1, whole genome shotgun sequence encodes:
- the LOC139200391 gene encoding zinc finger protein 791-like isoform X5 has product MEPSQTFCGQTELILEVMVESAVCVLQQRLGEAGTDGRDRRAQLTAVLHVTTREAARKICRVFRELYGSLVKENQSLKDKVGHLESELRSKVERNSAAERSVTQTVYQIKPSDGPAVSLDINQPAASPAALAMAILNSAKPRRRASSNPQVPLVIISQPLPGPITGQSSPTPQVPPEKPHQTIASTNVAAKANASAAAKADTAAAWRPTDPQTEVVLDVNQISTDPEQLPGDVIPSSTDMTSFPLTNDQPIGEPPVSEDMSTPEEEPAVETVERSGEGRTESPPALSEEEQRELGRRRRRELYREKRFFCELCSKGFHQKHQLRKHVSSHLKPFPCSSCEKGFYKARSLQRHQLGHQLADARDADPDKLLRCDQCDKKFRLPRQLRVHQASHRLEKTPLKCHVCERSFTSAAALRYHEVSHAQVKPFMCDVCGKGFTRKKSLREHQTVHTGARPYPCPTCGKSFSTASNLRVHKRSHSEERPFKCCECDKAFKCRMGLLQHGVVHSGEKPFMCQTCGLSFGLKYNFQRHLRLHNGEKPFRCERCGEGFTGTWALKTHMLVHGVEKPFMCDLCGKTFFYNCQLQKHQQLVHDNKEMARAGGAAGRRRPNSAKPFSCKVCLKSFSSSTTLRTHEKSHAENKEFTCNTCGKSFHLRHLYLYHMRQHSGDRPHVCTVCQKGFLLSSQLKQHELLHTGVKPHKCEQCGKEFRTPQNYHRHLLVHTGEKPYECLVCSRRFRQSNQLKSHMQIHTGVKLYACSRCAQGFSDSRQLKKHRCGDDDHGTESSAKRRKQKNVFPWTEGFASQ; this is encoded by the exons ATGGAGCCGAGCCAAACTTTCTGCGGCCAGACTGAGCTGAtcctggaggtgatggtggagtCCGCCGTGTGTGTCCTCCAGCAGAGGCTCGGAGAGGCCGGGACCGACGGCCGGGACCGGCGG GCACAGCTGACCGCCGTCCTCCATGTGACGACCAGAGAAGCTGCTCGTAAGATCTGCAGAGTTTTCAGAGAGCTGTACGGGAGCTTAGTGAAGGAAAATCAAAGTCTGAAGGACAAAGTGGGACACCTGGAGTCTGAACTGAGGTCAAAAGTCGAGAGAAACTCTGCAGCTGAGAGGAGCGTGACGCAGACGGTGTACCAGATCAAACCGTCAG ATGGACCCGCCGTCTCACTGGACATCAACCAACCAGCTGCCAGCCCTGCTGCCCTTGCCATGGCGATCCTCAACTCCGCCAAACCAAGACGCAGAGCCAGCAGCAACCCTCAGGTCCCTCTTGTCATCATCAGCCAGCCACTCCCTGGACCAATCACAGGCCAGAGCAGCCCCACTCCCCAGGTACCGCCAGAGAAACCGCATCAGACCATAGCGAGCACTAACGTAGCCGCTAAAGCTAACGCTAGCGCGGCTGCTAAAGCTGACACAGCTGCTGCCTGGAGACCAACTGACCCGCAGACCGAGGTGGTGTTGGACGTGAATCAGATCTCCACGGATCCTGAACAGTTGCCAGGAGACGTAATCCCATCCTCCACAGACATGACATCATTTCCTTTGACTAATGATCAGCCAATCGGTGAGCCCCCAGTCAGCGAGGACATGTCCACACCTGAAGAAGAGCCAGCAGTG GAGACTGTGGAGCGGAGTGGTGAAGGGCGGACAGAGAGTCCaccag CTctgagtgaggaggagcagagggagctggggaggaggaggaggagggagctgtACAGAGAGAAGAGGTTCTTCTGTGAGCTCTGCTCCAAAGGGTTCCACCAGAAGCACCAGCTGAGGAAACACGTGTCGAGCCACCTGAAGCCGttcccctgctcctcctgtgaGAAGGGTTTCTACAAGGCTCGCAGCCTGCAGAGACACCAGCTCGGCCATCAGCTGGCCGACGCCCGGGACGCCGACCCCGACAAGCTGCTGCGCTGCGACCAGTGTGACAAGAAGTTCAGACTGCCGCGCCAGCTCCGGGTCCACCAGGCGTCTCACCGGCTGGAGAAGACGCCGCTCAAGTGCCACGTTTGTGAGCGCAGCTTCACCTCGGCCGCGGCGCTCCGGTACCACGAGGTGTCGCACGCCCAGGTTAAGCCCTTCATGTGCGACGTCTGTGGGAAGGGCTTCACGAGGAAGAAGAGCCTCCGCGAGCACCAGACGGTCCACACCGGCGCCCGGCCATACCCCTGCCCCACCTGCGGCAAGAGCTTCTCCACCGCCAGCAACCTGCGCGTCCACAAGAGGTCGCACTCCGAGGAGCGGCCGTTCAAGTGCTGCGAGTGCGACAAAGCCTTCAAGTGCAGGATGGGGCTGCTGCAGCACGGCGTGGTGCACTCCGGGGAGAAGCCCTTCATGTGCCAGACCTGCGGCCTCAGCTTCGGCCTCAAGTACAACTTCCAGAGACACCTGCGACTCCACAATGGCGAAAAGCCCTTCAg GTGCGAGCGATGTGGTGAGGGCTTCACGGGTACCTGGGCTCTGAAGACCCACATGCTGGTCCACGGCGTGGAGAAGCCCTTCATGTGCGACCTCTGCGGGAAGACATTTTTCTACAACTGTCAGCTGCAGAAGCACCAGCAGCTTGTTCACGACAACAAGGAGATGGCGAGGGCTGGCGGCGCGGCGGGGAGGCGGAGGCCGAATAGTGCAAAGCCCTTCAGCTGTAAAGTGTGTCTGAagagcttcagcagcagcacgaCGCTGAGGACACACGAGAAGAGCCACGCTGAGAACAAGGAGTTCACCTGCAACACCTGTGGGAAGTCCTTCCACCTCCGCCACCTGTACCTGTACCACATGAGGCAGCACAGCGGCGACCGGCCGCACGTCTGCACCGTGTGCCAGAAGGGCTTCCTGCTGTCGTCGCAGCTGAAGCAGCACGAGCTCCTGCACACCGGCGTCAAACCACATAAGTGCGAGCAGTGTGGGAAGGAGTTCAGGACGCCACAGAACTACCACCGCCACCTGCTGGTCCACACCGGCGAGAAGCCTTACGAGTGCCTTGTGTGCAGCCGCAGGTTCCGCCAGTCCAACCAGCTCAAGTCCCACATGCAGATCCACACTGGCGTCAAGTTGTACGCGTGTAGCCGCTGCGCTCAGGGCTTCTCTGACTCCCGTCAGCTGAAGAAACACCGCTGTGGAGATGACGACCACGGTACAGAGTCCTCCGCCAAACGCAGGAAACAGAAGAACGTCTTCCCATGGACTGAGGGCTTCGCCAGCCAATAG
- the LOC139200391 gene encoding zinc finger protein 791-like isoform X3: MEPSQTFCGQTELILEVMVESAVCVLQQRLGEAGTDGRDRRAQLTAVLHVTTREAARKICRVFRELYGSLVKENQSLKDKVGHLESELRSKVERNSAAERSVTQTVYQIKPSDGPAVSLDINQPAASPAALAMAILNSAKPRRRASSNPQVPLVIISQPLPGPITGQSSPTPQVPPEKPHQTIASTNVAAKANASAAAKADTAAAWRPTDPQTEVVLDVNQISTDPEQLPGDVIPSSTDMTSFPLTNDQPIGEPPVSEDMSTPEEEPAVETVERSGEGRTESPPGETDCRWSACDVQSVPPSALSEEEQRELGRRRRRELYREKRFFCELCSKGFHQKHQLRKHVSSHLKPFPCSSCEKGFYKARSLQRHQLGHQLADARDADPDKLLRCDQCDKKFRLPRQLRVHQASHRLEKTPLKCHVCERSFTSAAALRYHEVSHAQVKPFMCDVCGKGFTRKKSLREHQTVHTGARPYPCPTCGKSFSTASNLRVHKRSHSEERPFKCCECDKAFKCRMGLLQHGVVHSGEKPFMCQTCGLSFGLKYNFQRHLRLHNGEKPFRCERCGEGFTGTWALKTHMLVHGVEKPFMCDLCGKTFFYNCQLQKHQQLVHDNKEMARAGGAAGRRRPNSAKPFSCKVCLKSFSSSTTLRTHEKSHAENKEFTCNTCGKSFHLRHLYLYHMRQHSGDRPHVCTVCQKGFLLSSQLKQHELLHTGVKPHKCEQCGKEFRTPQNYHRHLLVHTGEKPYECLVCSRRFRQSNQLKSHMQIHTGVKLYACSRCAQGFSDSRQLKKHRCGDDDHGTESSAKRRKQKNVFPWTEGFASQ, from the exons ATGGAGCCGAGCCAAACTTTCTGCGGCCAGACTGAGCTGAtcctggaggtgatggtggagtCCGCCGTGTGTGTCCTCCAGCAGAGGCTCGGAGAGGCCGGGACCGACGGCCGGGACCGGCGG GCACAGCTGACCGCCGTCCTCCATGTGACGACCAGAGAAGCTGCTCGTAAGATCTGCAGAGTTTTCAGAGAGCTGTACGGGAGCTTAGTGAAGGAAAATCAAAGTCTGAAGGACAAAGTGGGACACCTGGAGTCTGAACTGAGGTCAAAAGTCGAGAGAAACTCTGCAGCTGAGAGGAGCGTGACGCAGACGGTGTACCAGATCAAACCGTCAG ATGGACCCGCCGTCTCACTGGACATCAACCAACCAGCTGCCAGCCCTGCTGCCCTTGCCATGGCGATCCTCAACTCCGCCAAACCAAGACGCAGAGCCAGCAGCAACCCTCAGGTCCCTCTTGTCATCATCAGCCAGCCACTCCCTGGACCAATCACAGGCCAGAGCAGCCCCACTCCCCAGGTACCGCCAGAGAAACCGCATCAGACCATAGCGAGCACTAACGTAGCCGCTAAAGCTAACGCTAGCGCGGCTGCTAAAGCTGACACAGCTGCTGCCTGGAGACCAACTGACCCGCAGACCGAGGTGGTGTTGGACGTGAATCAGATCTCCACGGATCCTGAACAGTTGCCAGGAGACGTAATCCCATCCTCCACAGACATGACATCATTTCCTTTGACTAATGATCAGCCAATCGGTGAGCCCCCAGTCAGCGAGGACATGTCCACACCTGAAGAAGAGCCAGCAGTG GAGACTGTGGAGCGGAGTGGTGAAGGGCGGACAGAGAGTCCaccaggtgagacag ACTGTCGGTGGTCTGCCTGTGACGTCCAGTCTGTGCCCCCTTCAGCTctgagtgaggaggagcagagggagctggggaggaggaggaggagggagctgtACAGAGAGAAGAGGTTCTTCTGTGAGCTCTGCTCCAAAGGGTTCCACCAGAAGCACCAGCTGAGGAAACACGTGTCGAGCCACCTGAAGCCGttcccctgctcctcctgtgaGAAGGGTTTCTACAAGGCTCGCAGCCTGCAGAGACACCAGCTCGGCCATCAGCTGGCCGACGCCCGGGACGCCGACCCCGACAAGCTGCTGCGCTGCGACCAGTGTGACAAGAAGTTCAGACTGCCGCGCCAGCTCCGGGTCCACCAGGCGTCTCACCGGCTGGAGAAGACGCCGCTCAAGTGCCACGTTTGTGAGCGCAGCTTCACCTCGGCCGCGGCGCTCCGGTACCACGAGGTGTCGCACGCCCAGGTTAAGCCCTTCATGTGCGACGTCTGTGGGAAGGGCTTCACGAGGAAGAAGAGCCTCCGCGAGCACCAGACGGTCCACACCGGCGCCCGGCCATACCCCTGCCCCACCTGCGGCAAGAGCTTCTCCACCGCCAGCAACCTGCGCGTCCACAAGAGGTCGCACTCCGAGGAGCGGCCGTTCAAGTGCTGCGAGTGCGACAAAGCCTTCAAGTGCAGGATGGGGCTGCTGCAGCACGGCGTGGTGCACTCCGGGGAGAAGCCCTTCATGTGCCAGACCTGCGGCCTCAGCTTCGGCCTCAAGTACAACTTCCAGAGACACCTGCGACTCCACAATGGCGAAAAGCCCTTCAg GTGCGAGCGATGTGGTGAGGGCTTCACGGGTACCTGGGCTCTGAAGACCCACATGCTGGTCCACGGCGTGGAGAAGCCCTTCATGTGCGACCTCTGCGGGAAGACATTTTTCTACAACTGTCAGCTGCAGAAGCACCAGCAGCTTGTTCACGACAACAAGGAGATGGCGAGGGCTGGCGGCGCGGCGGGGAGGCGGAGGCCGAATAGTGCAAAGCCCTTCAGCTGTAAAGTGTGTCTGAagagcttcagcagcagcacgaCGCTGAGGACACACGAGAAGAGCCACGCTGAGAACAAGGAGTTCACCTGCAACACCTGTGGGAAGTCCTTCCACCTCCGCCACCTGTACCTGTACCACATGAGGCAGCACAGCGGCGACCGGCCGCACGTCTGCACCGTGTGCCAGAAGGGCTTCCTGCTGTCGTCGCAGCTGAAGCAGCACGAGCTCCTGCACACCGGCGTCAAACCACATAAGTGCGAGCAGTGTGGGAAGGAGTTCAGGACGCCACAGAACTACCACCGCCACCTGCTGGTCCACACCGGCGAGAAGCCTTACGAGTGCCTTGTGTGCAGCCGCAGGTTCCGCCAGTCCAACCAGCTCAAGTCCCACATGCAGATCCACACTGGCGTCAAGTTGTACGCGTGTAGCCGCTGCGCTCAGGGCTTCTCTGACTCCCGTCAGCTGAAGAAACACCGCTGTGGAGATGACGACCACGGTACAGAGTCCTCCGCCAAACGCAGGAAACAGAAGAACGTCTTCCCATGGACTGAGGGCTTCGCCAGCCAATAG
- the LOC139200391 gene encoding zinc finger protein 791-like isoform X4 yields MEPSQTFCGQTELILEVMVESAVCVLQQRLGEAGTDGRDRRAQLTAVLHVTTREAARKICRVFRELYGSLVKENQSLKDKVGHLESELRSKVERNSAAERSVTQTVYQIKPSDGPAVSLDINQPAASPAALAMAILNSAKPRRRASSNPQVPLVIISQPLPGPITGQSSPTPQVPPEKPHQTIASTNVAAKANASAAAKADTAAAWRPTDPQTEVVLDVNQISTDPEQLPGDVIPSSTDMTSFPLTNDQPIGEPPVSEDMSTPEEEPAVETVERSGEGRTESPPGETALSEEEQRELGRRRRRELYREKRFFCELCSKGFHQKHQLRKHVSSHLKPFPCSSCEKGFYKARSLQRHQLGHQLADARDADPDKLLRCDQCDKKFRLPRQLRVHQASHRLEKTPLKCHVCERSFTSAAALRYHEVSHAQVKPFMCDVCGKGFTRKKSLREHQTVHTGARPYPCPTCGKSFSTASNLRVHKRSHSEERPFKCCECDKAFKCRMGLLQHGVVHSGEKPFMCQTCGLSFGLKYNFQRHLRLHNGEKPFRCERCGEGFTGTWALKTHMLVHGVEKPFMCDLCGKTFFYNCQLQKHQQLVHDNKEMARAGGAAGRRRPNSAKPFSCKVCLKSFSSSTTLRTHEKSHAENKEFTCNTCGKSFHLRHLYLYHMRQHSGDRPHVCTVCQKGFLLSSQLKQHELLHTGVKPHKCEQCGKEFRTPQNYHRHLLVHTGEKPYECLVCSRRFRQSNQLKSHMQIHTGVKLYACSRCAQGFSDSRQLKKHRCGDDDHGTESSAKRRKQKNVFPWTEGFASQ; encoded by the exons ATGGAGCCGAGCCAAACTTTCTGCGGCCAGACTGAGCTGAtcctggaggtgatggtggagtCCGCCGTGTGTGTCCTCCAGCAGAGGCTCGGAGAGGCCGGGACCGACGGCCGGGACCGGCGG GCACAGCTGACCGCCGTCCTCCATGTGACGACCAGAGAAGCTGCTCGTAAGATCTGCAGAGTTTTCAGAGAGCTGTACGGGAGCTTAGTGAAGGAAAATCAAAGTCTGAAGGACAAAGTGGGACACCTGGAGTCTGAACTGAGGTCAAAAGTCGAGAGAAACTCTGCAGCTGAGAGGAGCGTGACGCAGACGGTGTACCAGATCAAACCGTCAG ATGGACCCGCCGTCTCACTGGACATCAACCAACCAGCTGCCAGCCCTGCTGCCCTTGCCATGGCGATCCTCAACTCCGCCAAACCAAGACGCAGAGCCAGCAGCAACCCTCAGGTCCCTCTTGTCATCATCAGCCAGCCACTCCCTGGACCAATCACAGGCCAGAGCAGCCCCACTCCCCAGGTACCGCCAGAGAAACCGCATCAGACCATAGCGAGCACTAACGTAGCCGCTAAAGCTAACGCTAGCGCGGCTGCTAAAGCTGACACAGCTGCTGCCTGGAGACCAACTGACCCGCAGACCGAGGTGGTGTTGGACGTGAATCAGATCTCCACGGATCCTGAACAGTTGCCAGGAGACGTAATCCCATCCTCCACAGACATGACATCATTTCCTTTGACTAATGATCAGCCAATCGGTGAGCCCCCAGTCAGCGAGGACATGTCCACACCTGAAGAAGAGCCAGCAGTG GAGACTGTGGAGCGGAGTGGTGAAGGGCGGACAGAGAGTCCaccaggtgagacag CTctgagtgaggaggagcagagggagctggggaggaggaggaggagggagctgtACAGAGAGAAGAGGTTCTTCTGTGAGCTCTGCTCCAAAGGGTTCCACCAGAAGCACCAGCTGAGGAAACACGTGTCGAGCCACCTGAAGCCGttcccctgctcctcctgtgaGAAGGGTTTCTACAAGGCTCGCAGCCTGCAGAGACACCAGCTCGGCCATCAGCTGGCCGACGCCCGGGACGCCGACCCCGACAAGCTGCTGCGCTGCGACCAGTGTGACAAGAAGTTCAGACTGCCGCGCCAGCTCCGGGTCCACCAGGCGTCTCACCGGCTGGAGAAGACGCCGCTCAAGTGCCACGTTTGTGAGCGCAGCTTCACCTCGGCCGCGGCGCTCCGGTACCACGAGGTGTCGCACGCCCAGGTTAAGCCCTTCATGTGCGACGTCTGTGGGAAGGGCTTCACGAGGAAGAAGAGCCTCCGCGAGCACCAGACGGTCCACACCGGCGCCCGGCCATACCCCTGCCCCACCTGCGGCAAGAGCTTCTCCACCGCCAGCAACCTGCGCGTCCACAAGAGGTCGCACTCCGAGGAGCGGCCGTTCAAGTGCTGCGAGTGCGACAAAGCCTTCAAGTGCAGGATGGGGCTGCTGCAGCACGGCGTGGTGCACTCCGGGGAGAAGCCCTTCATGTGCCAGACCTGCGGCCTCAGCTTCGGCCTCAAGTACAACTTCCAGAGACACCTGCGACTCCACAATGGCGAAAAGCCCTTCAg GTGCGAGCGATGTGGTGAGGGCTTCACGGGTACCTGGGCTCTGAAGACCCACATGCTGGTCCACGGCGTGGAGAAGCCCTTCATGTGCGACCTCTGCGGGAAGACATTTTTCTACAACTGTCAGCTGCAGAAGCACCAGCAGCTTGTTCACGACAACAAGGAGATGGCGAGGGCTGGCGGCGCGGCGGGGAGGCGGAGGCCGAATAGTGCAAAGCCCTTCAGCTGTAAAGTGTGTCTGAagagcttcagcagcagcacgaCGCTGAGGACACACGAGAAGAGCCACGCTGAGAACAAGGAGTTCACCTGCAACACCTGTGGGAAGTCCTTCCACCTCCGCCACCTGTACCTGTACCACATGAGGCAGCACAGCGGCGACCGGCCGCACGTCTGCACCGTGTGCCAGAAGGGCTTCCTGCTGTCGTCGCAGCTGAAGCAGCACGAGCTCCTGCACACCGGCGTCAAACCACATAAGTGCGAGCAGTGTGGGAAGGAGTTCAGGACGCCACAGAACTACCACCGCCACCTGCTGGTCCACACCGGCGAGAAGCCTTACGAGTGCCTTGTGTGCAGCCGCAGGTTCCGCCAGTCCAACCAGCTCAAGTCCCACATGCAGATCCACACTGGCGTCAAGTTGTACGCGTGTAGCCGCTGCGCTCAGGGCTTCTCTGACTCCCGTCAGCTGAAGAAACACCGCTGTGGAGATGACGACCACGGTACAGAGTCCTCCGCCAAACGCAGGAAACAGAAGAACGTCTTCCCATGGACTGAGGGCTTCGCCAGCCAATAG
- the LOC139200391 gene encoding zinc finger protein 234-like isoform X1, with protein MCCSPYSEAQQDCLSVVCGWSVCVCVDCLSVVCMWSVCGLSVCGLCVDCLSVVCMWSVCGLSVCGLCVGSLDCLSVVCGWSVCGLSVCGLCVDCLSVVCWWSVCGLWTVCGLWTVCLWTVCLWSVDCLWSVCGLSVVCGWSVCGLLVVCVRTVGGLWVDYLSVVCVWTVCLWSVGGLCVCVWTVCLWSVCGLSVCGLYVVCVWTVCLWSVCGLSVCGLCVGSLDCLSVVCGWSVCGLSVCGLCVDCLSVVCVWTVCRWSVGGLSVVCGLSVVCGLSVDCLSVVCGLSVVCVRTIGGLWVVCLWTACGLCADCRWSVGGLCVDYLSVVCVWTVCLWTVCLWSVCGLSVCGLWVVCVWSICLWSVCGLSVCSLWTVCGLCADFQWSVGGLCVDCMSVVCLFVVCGLSVCGLCADCRWSACDVQSVPPSALSEEEQRELGRRRRRELYREKRFFCELCSKGFHQKHQLRKHVSSHLKPFPCSSCEKGFYKARSLQRHQLGHQLADARDADPDKLLRCDQCDKKFRLPRQLRVHQASHRLEKTPLKCHVCERSFTSAAALRYHEVSHAQVKPFMCDVCGKGFTRKKSLREHQTVHTGARPYPCPTCGKSFSTASNLRVHKRSHSEERPFKCCECDKAFKCRMGLLQHGVVHSGEKPFMCQTCGLSFGLKYNFQRHLRLHNGEKPFRCERCGEGFTGTWALKTHMLVHGVEKPFMCDLCGKTFFYNCQLQKHQQLVHDNKEMARAGGAAGRRRPNSAKPFSCKVCLKSFSSSTTLRTHEKSHAENKEFTCNTCGKSFHLRHLYLYHMRQHSGDRPHVCTVCQKGFLLSSQLKQHELLHTGVKPHKCEQCGKEFRTPQNYHRHLLVHTGEKPYECLVCSRRFRQSNQLKSHMQIHTGVKLYACSRCAQGFSDSRQLKKHRCGDDDHGTESSAKRRKQKNVFPWTEGFASQ; from the exons atgtgctgttcaccgtatagtgaagcccaacaggactgtctgtctgtggtctgtgggtggtctgtgtgtgtgtgtgtggactgtctgtctgtggtctgtatgtggtctgtgtgtggactgtctgtctgtggtctgtgtgtggactgtctgtctgtggtctgtatgtggtctgtgtgtggactgtctgtctgtggtctgtgtgtgggcTCTTTGGACTGTCTGTCGGTGGTCTGTGGGTGGTCTGTgtgtggactgtctgtctgtggtctgtgtgtggacTGTCTGTCGGTGGTCTGTtggtggtctgtctgtggtctgtggactgtctgtggtctgtggactgtctgtctgtggactgtctgtctgtggtctgtggactgtctgtggtctgtgtgcGGACTATCGGTGGTCTGTGggtggtctgtctgtggacTGCTTGTGGTCTGTGTGCGGACTGTCGGTGGTCTGTGGGTGGACtatctgtctgtggtctgtgtgtggactgtctgtctgtggtctgtgggtggtctgtgtgtgtgtgtgtggactgtctgtctgtggtctgtgtgtggactgtctgtctgtggtctgtatgtggtctgtgtgtggactgtctgtctgtggtctgtgtgtggactgtctgtctgtggtctgtgtgtgggcTCTTTGGACTGTCTGTCGGTGGTCTGTGGGTGGTCTGTgtgtggactgtctgtctgtggtctgtgtgtggactgtctgtctgtggtctgtgtgtggacTGTCTGTCGGTGGTCTGTtggtggtctgtctgtggtctgtggactgtctgtggtctgtggactgtctgtggactgtctgtctgtggtctgtggactgtctgtggtctgtgtgcGGACTATCGGTGGTCTGTGggtggtctgtctgtggacTGCTTGTGGTCTGTGTGCGGACTGTCGGTGGTCTGTGGGTGGTCTGTGTGTGGACtatctgtctgtggtctgtgtgtggactgtctgtctgtggactgtctgtctgtggtctgtgtgtggactgtctgtctgtggtctgtgggtggtctgtgtgtggtctatctgtctgtggtctgtctgtggactgtctgtctgtagtctgtggactgtctgtggtctgtgtgcGGACTTTCAGTGGTCTGTGGGTGGTCTGTGTGTGGACTGTatgtctgtggtctgtctgtttgtggtctgtggactgtctgtctgtggtctgtgtgcAGACTGTCGGTGGTCTGCCTGTGACGTCCAGTCTGTGCCCCCTTCAGCTctgagtgaggaggagcagagggagctggggaggaggaggaggagggagctgtACAGAGAGAAGAGGTTCTTCTGTGAGCTCTGCTCCAAAGGGTTCCACCAGAAGCACCAGCTGAGGAAACACGTGTCGAGCCACCTGAAGCCGttcccctgctcctcctgtgaGAAGGGTTTCTACAAGGCTCGCAGCCTGCAGAGACACCAGCTCGGCCATCAGCTGGCCGACGCCCGGGACGCCGACCCCGACAAGCTGCTGCGCTGCGACCAGTGTGACAAGAAGTTCAGACTGCCGCGCCAGCTCCGGGTCCACCAGGCGTCTCACCGGCTGGAGAAGACGCCGCTCAAGTGCCACGTTTGTGAGCGCAGCTTCACCTCGGCCGCGGCGCTCCGGTACCACGAGGTGTCGCACGCCCAGGTTAAGCCCTTCATGTGCGACGTCTGTGGGAAGGGCTTCACGAGGAAGAAGAGCCTCCGCGAGCACCAGACGGTCCACACCGGCGCCCGGCCATACCCCTGCCCCACCTGCGGCAAGAGCTTCTCCACCGCCAGCAACCTGCGCGTCCACAAGAGGTCGCACTCCGAGGAGCGGCCGTTCAAGTGCTGCGAGTGCGACAAAGCCTTCAAGTGCAGGATGGGGCTGCTGCAGCACGGCGTGGTGCACTCCGGGGAGAAGCCCTTCATGTGCCAGACCTGCGGCCTCAGCTTCGGCCTCAAGTACAACTTCCAGAGACACCTGCGACTCCACAATGGCGAAAAGCCCTTCAg GTGCGAGCGATGTGGTGAGGGCTTCACGGGTACCTGGGCTCTGAAGACCCACATGCTGGTCCACGGCGTGGAGAAGCCCTTCATGTGCGACCTCTGCGGGAAGACATTTTTCTACAACTGTCAGCTGCAGAAGCACCAGCAGCTTGTTCACGACAACAAGGAGATGGCGAGGGCTGGCGGCGCGGCGGGGAGGCGGAGGCCGAATAGTGCAAAGCCCTTCAGCTGTAAAGTGTGTCTGAagagcttcagcagcagcacgaCGCTGAGGACACACGAGAAGAGCCACGCTGAGAACAAGGAGTTCACCTGCAACACCTGTGGGAAGTCCTTCCACCTCCGCCACCTGTACCTGTACCACATGAGGCAGCACAGCGGCGACCGGCCGCACGTCTGCACCGTGTGCCAGAAGGGCTTCCTGCTGTCGTCGCAGCTGAAGCAGCACGAGCTCCTGCACACCGGCGTCAAACCACATAAGTGCGAGCAGTGTGGGAAGGAGTTCAGGACGCCACAGAACTACCACCGCCACCTGCTGGTCCACACCGGCGAGAAGCCTTACGAGTGCCTTGTGTGCAGCCGCAGGTTCCGCCAGTCCAACCAGCTCAAGTCCCACATGCAGATCCACACTGGCGTCAAGTTGTACGCGTGTAGCCGCTGCGCTCAGGGCTTCTCTGACTCCCGTCAGCTGAAGAAACACCGCTGTGGAGATGACGACCACGGTACAGAGTCCTCCGCCAAACGCAGGAAACAGAAGAACGTCTTCCCATGGACTGAGGGCTTCGCCAGCCAATAG